Proteins encoded within one genomic window of Acidovorax sp. 107:
- a CDS encoding phosphoglycerate kinase, which yields MNILRFSDLCAQGKAQGQRVFIRADMNVPQDDTGRITEDTRIRASIPCIRMALDAGAAVMVTSHLGRPTEGEFKPEDSLAPVAARLSELLGRDVPLVANWVDGVTVAPGQVVLLENCRLNVGEKKNKEELARKLAALCDIFVNDAFGTAHRAEGTTYGIAQFAPVACAGPLLSAEIDALTKALAQPQRPLAAIVAGSKVSTKLTILQSLADKVDQLIVGGGIANTFMLAAGLPIGKSLAEPDLLDAAKAVMAAMKARGAEVPIPTDVVVAKTFAADAPATVKAATDVAPDDMILDIGPETAARLAAQLKSAGTIVWNGPVGVFEFAAFENGTKQLAKAIAESSAFSIAGGGDTLAAIAKYGIDKQVGYISTGGGAFLEVLEGKKLPAFDILEQRAAASV from the coding sequence ATGAACATCCTCCGCTTTTCCGATCTGTGTGCCCAGGGCAAGGCCCAAGGCCAGCGCGTCTTCATCCGTGCGGACATGAACGTTCCGCAGGACGACACCGGCCGCATCACCGAAGACACCCGCATCCGCGCCTCGATTCCCTGCATCCGCATGGCGCTGGACGCCGGTGCCGCCGTCATGGTGACCAGCCACCTGGGCCGCCCGACCGAAGGTGAATTCAAGCCCGAGGATTCTTTGGCGCCCGTGGCCGCGCGCCTGTCGGAGCTGTTGGGCCGCGACGTTCCCCTAGTGGCCAACTGGGTGGACGGCGTCACCGTCGCGCCCGGTCAGGTCGTGCTGCTCGAAAACTGCCGCCTGAACGTCGGCGAGAAGAAGAACAAGGAAGAGCTGGCCCGCAAGCTGGCCGCACTGTGCGACATCTTTGTGAACGATGCCTTCGGCACCGCCCACCGCGCCGAAGGCACGACCTACGGCATCGCCCAGTTCGCTCCCGTGGCCTGCGCTGGCCCGCTGCTGTCGGCCGAGATTGACGCCCTGACCAAGGCCTTGGCCCAGCCCCAGCGCCCGCTGGCCGCGATCGTGGCGGGCTCCAAGGTGTCCACCAAACTCACCATCCTGCAAAGCCTGGCCGACAAAGTGGACCAGCTCATTGTGGGTGGCGGTATTGCCAACACCTTCATGCTGGCCGCGGGTCTGCCCATCGGCAAGAGCTTGGCCGAGCCCGATCTGCTGGACGCAGCCAAGGCCGTGATGGCCGCCATGAAGGCGCGGGGCGCCGAGGTGCCGATTCCTACCGACGTGGTCGTGGCCAAGACCTTTGCGGCAGACGCCCCTGCCACCGTGAAGGCAGCCACCGACGTGGCCCCCGACGACATGATTCTTGACATTGGCCCCGAGACCGCCGCCCGGCTGGCCGCGCAGCTCAAGTCCGCAGGCACCATCGTCTGGAATGGCCCCGTGGGCGTGTTCGAGTTTGCCGCCTTTGAGAACGGCACCAAGCAACTGGCCAAGGCGATTGCTGAATCCTCGGCCTTCAGCATCGCGGGCGGCGGCGACACGCTGGCCGCCATTGCCAAGTACGGCATCGACAAACAGGTGGGTTACATCTCCACCGGCGGCGGCGCCTTCCTGGAAGTGCTGGAAGGCAAAAAGCTGCCCGCTTTCGACATCCTGGAGCAGCGCGCAGCCGCTTCCGTGTAA
- a CDS encoding AzlD domain-containing protein — MSWSWIYPFLATVGLAIITVVSRSFFMIPERELPLPDWLKRGLKYAPLAALTAVIAPEILMAQGELIDTFMDARLPAVLFASAYYFWRRGILGTILVGMAVYLPLHIGWGW; from the coding sequence ATGAGCTGGTCCTGGATCTACCCTTTTCTTGCCACCGTAGGCCTCGCGATCATCACAGTGGTGTCGCGCTCGTTCTTCATGATTCCCGAGCGTGAGCTGCCGTTGCCGGACTGGCTCAAACGCGGCCTCAAGTACGCCCCGCTGGCCGCGCTCACCGCGGTCATTGCGCCCGAGATCCTCATGGCGCAGGGCGAGCTGATCGACACCTTCATGGATGCACGCCTGCCCGCCGTGCTGTTCGCGAGCGCGTACTACTTCTGGCGCCGGGGCATTCTGGGCACCATCCTCGTGGGCATGGCGGTGTACCTGCCGCTGCACATCGGCTGGGGGTGGTGA
- a CDS encoding AzlC family ABC transporter permease, which translates to MAAIDMAGTSLGIAAWGLVTGVAMVKSGMPVGMAVFMSLLVYAGSAQLAVIPLLSVGAPLWVVWLTAACVNLRFVIFSSMWRSYFAHLPLRTRMAIGYFSGDVIYVAFMKRFPEPRPAPEQVPYFWGAATTNWLAWQVPSIAGIFLANAVPLSWGLGFAGVLALLGVLLSLLFDRATWLATGVAAAAAIAAFALPLKLNILVALAAAVAAGLMMEAVDRSRRQPELLLVPADSVMPPEEREHVEAGDVVPLREERHP; encoded by the coding sequence ATGGCCGCCATCGACATGGCGGGTACCTCCCTGGGCATTGCGGCCTGGGGGCTGGTCACCGGAGTGGCGATGGTCAAGAGTGGCATGCCAGTCGGCATGGCGGTGTTCATGTCACTGCTGGTCTACGCCGGCAGTGCCCAGCTCGCCGTCATTCCGCTGCTGTCCGTGGGCGCGCCGCTGTGGGTCGTCTGGCTGACGGCCGCCTGCGTGAACCTGCGCTTTGTGATCTTCAGCAGCATGTGGCGCAGCTACTTTGCGCACTTGCCGCTGCGCACGCGCATGGCCATCGGTTATTTCAGCGGAGACGTGATCTACGTGGCGTTCATGAAGCGCTTCCCCGAGCCCCGGCCTGCTCCCGAGCAGGTGCCGTATTTCTGGGGCGCCGCCACCACCAACTGGCTGGCGTGGCAGGTGCCGTCGATCGCGGGCATCTTTCTGGCCAATGCAGTGCCCCTGTCCTGGGGGCTGGGATTTGCGGGGGTGCTGGCTTTGCTGGGCGTGCTGCTGTCCTTGCTGTTTGACCGCGCCACCTGGCTGGCGACAGGCGTTGCGGCCGCGGCTGCGATTGCGGCCTTTGCGCTGCCCCTCAAGCTCAACATCCTGGTGGCCCTGGCCGCAGCCGTGGCCGCAGGGTTGATGATGGAAGCCGTGGACCGCAGCCGCCGCCAACCCGAGCTGCTGCTGGTGCCCGCCGACAGCGTCATGCCCCCTGAAGAGCGCGAGCATGTCGAGGCCGGCGATGTGGTGCCGCTGCGCGAGGAGCGCCATCCATGA
- the fmt gene encoding methionyl-tRNA formyltransferase — translation MRVIFAGTPEFARVALERLLSAGFTVPLVLTQPDRPAGRGMKLQASPVKQCALEHGIAVAQPRSLRLDGKYPDDAAAAREALLAAQADVMVVAAYGLILPQWTLELPRLGCLNIHASLLPRWRGAAPIHRAIEAGDAETGVTIMQMDAGLDTGDMLLTERLPIAPSDTTATLHDRLAALGGRMIVEALELAACGGLSAVPQPAEGITYAHKIEKAESTIDWTLPAPVIGQRIRAFDPFPGASTECNGETVKVWSYVIDSNLGMSDQHPGQILCVDGSGVGVACGEGTALRLTTLQRAGGKRLAAADFLRGFDLQPGMVLGARPA, via the coding sequence ATGAGAGTCATTTTTGCCGGTACGCCCGAATTCGCCCGTGTGGCCCTGGAGCGGCTGTTGTCCGCAGGCTTCACCGTCCCGCTGGTGCTGACGCAACCTGACCGCCCTGCAGGCCGTGGCATGAAGCTGCAGGCGTCACCCGTCAAGCAATGTGCGCTCGAGCATGGCATCGCTGTCGCACAGCCCCGCAGCCTGCGCCTGGACGGTAAATACCCCGACGATGCAGCCGCAGCACGCGAGGCCCTGCTGGCCGCGCAGGCCGATGTGATGGTCGTGGCCGCCTACGGGCTGATCCTGCCGCAGTGGACCCTGGAGCTGCCGCGCCTGGGTTGCCTGAACATCCACGCCAGCCTCCTGCCGCGCTGGCGCGGGGCCGCCCCCATTCACCGCGCCATCGAGGCGGGCGACGCGGAAACCGGCGTCACCATCATGCAGATGGATGCAGGGCTGGACACGGGCGACATGCTGCTCACCGAGCGCCTCCCCATCGCTCCCAGCGACACCACGGCCACCCTGCACGACCGCCTAGCCGCGCTCGGCGGGCGCATGATCGTCGAGGCCCTGGAGCTGGCCGCCTGCGGCGGCCTCAGCGCGGTGCCGCAACCGGCTGAAGGCATCACCTATGCCCACAAGATCGAAAAGGCCGAGAGCACGATCGACTGGACGCTGCCCGCCCCGGTCATTGGCCAGCGGATCCGCGCGTTCGATCCTTTCCCGGGCGCCAGCACCGAGTGCAACGGCGAAACGGTCAAAGTCTGGAGCTATGTTATTGATAGCAATCTGGGCATGTCGGACCAGCACCCCGGGCAGATTTTGTGCGTAGATGGCTCGGGCGTTGGCGTTGCGTGTGGTGAAGGCACGGCCCTGCGTCTGACCACCTTGCAGCGCGCCGGTGGCAAGCGGCTGGCTGCGGCGGATTTTTTGCGCGGTTTTGACCTGCAACCCGGCATGGTGCTGGGTGCGCGCCCTGCATGA